From the genome of Pungitius pungitius chromosome 20, fPunPun2.1, whole genome shotgun sequence:
CAGAGGCTGGTAGGGAGCCAGAGCATCCAGGTAAGAGAAGTCGGGCTCTGGGGGTCAGGGAGAAGAAGTCACAGAAGCCTCTAGATGTGTGGCATCTACTTCCTGTCCAGGAACACAGTGGTAGTTACCAGTGAAGATGATGGTGTTCAGGCTGGATTTGCCCCACAGCTCCATGAAGTGAACCACGTCCCCAAAGCGCAGAGACGGGTGACCGGTGAACACCACGCACGGCTGCCGGAACTCACTGCTGAAGTCTCCGTGAATACTGGAGTAGTGCTTCAGCTTGTTGGTTTGGATCAGCTGAAACAGAAGCAGCACGGTGAGAAGACCAGAACCTGCCGCCATCTCTCCAACACGCTGGTGTTCTTCAGCTGGACTCACCTCTGCATGAGGGAAGGGAGGCTCTGGGAGATACACCTTTGATTGCTTGTTGTGGcagagcctgaaaaaaaaacaggtcaacAGCCGTCACCAGCCAGTACAGCAGTGAAGCAGCTTTGTTCGCACCTTGTTCCCACTACGACCAAATGGATCTATGGGGGAAACCTCAGAAAACCAGAAGCCGTGGACTGGTTTGTATCTTCCTCCGTCACCCTGCTGGTATCATTGTCCTCCCTGTCATTCTAGGTACATCAAACAGCTCCTCACCACTCAGCAAAGATCTGAGAGAACTCCAGCGAGCTGTTGGCGACGGGTGAGATGAAGTAGAAGGGCGTGGTCCCCAGGTTGGCGCTGTCGATGAACTGGTACAGGCACTCCAGCAGGTCATAGATCACCCCAGAGGAGTAGCACGGCACCAGCACGTTGCCTCCTGCTCGGATCGTCATGGCTACAGATGAAAATGAACACGGACGTTAGAATCCGCACCGATGGGACGGACACATTCGTCACGGGTTCATTGGTGCAACATGAAGATCCTTCAAAAGGTTGAAACAACAAACGTTTAAGTACGCCTTGACTCACCGAGGTTGCTGCAAAATTCTCCCAGCATGCCGTCCGGGTTGGCGGTGGGCATCTGGGTTAGGCCCGTGAGAATCAGGACGTCACTGTTCTTAAGGGAGCTTTGGTCCATCGgctggaagaagagaagagggggggcaTCTGCGTCTCTCCAAAATATAGTACCATCATCAATTCATCCTAACATATCAGTTCTTTGGCCAAAGGGTGTTTTgggaggtcacagtgaccttgcCAGGATGCGTTTGTTCATGAGTCCAAGCAGATGTGTGTGCTAAAATTGAAGAGACCATCTCCTGGAGTTCCTGAAACATCACATTCACAATAATAGGACGCTGCAGGCTTTTCATCAGGCCTCCTGGGCCTCCTGGGCCTACCTGTGGGTGTGTGGTGAGGAGGGACGAGCCCGACACATAGGACACTTTCTCATGGTGGGACTGGATGGTCCAGTTGGAGCTCCCCAAGGAGTAACCAGAGCTTAATGGCGAGACTTGGACCGCTCCAAACAACTCCTGGAGACAGAGAAGGTGTTACTATAAGAACACAAATACAGAAGGGCCGCTGTCTTAGTGGTAAGAAGTAGCATAGCGACATGAACAATGGTCTGATTAGTTAAATCTACTACTGTGATCCTCGAGCTCTGAGTGGATACCAAGTAGTCCAAAGCACAAACCGGTTCTTACCACTTTCTGTGAATAACCCACGAGCTGCACTTTGCTGAGGGCAGAGTTCACCTCCTGCATGCTGTAGCTTCGCTTCCACGTCCACACGTCTACTGCGTCCTTCAGCGGTCCAGGGAGCATCCTGACACAATAGAACAGAACACAAGCCAAGTAATAATACATGCTAGTAGAAGATGGTTGAATCTTGAAACAAACAACATTCACCAATGTGGTGTATATTCTTCATTTGTAAAGATTTTTAACAACTATCCACAGAAAATCGAGCCAGCAGTCGTCTTGCCTTTGTATTTCCTTGTTCTTCCAGCAGGTGGCAGACTGGGCTTTGGGGACTCTCTCCATGAAGTTCACCAGTTCCTCCATTAACAGCCTGCGTACACAGAAACACCcatttattaaaacacaagAAACTACAGCCAATCTCTTTAGGTTCCTCGGTCTCTCTTTTTACAACTGCAGGATGTCAATGAGGACAAACTGATGATGTAACATGAGAGAAGACATGAGAACAATACGATGGCATTTCCTTGTATCTGCTCACCTGCCAATCTGCAGGGTGGGTTCTGTGGCATACACTGTCCCAGTGAAACCAGTGTGTTCAGTGATGTAGGGCAGAGCCATCATACAGTGGTAGTTGGAGACCAGGATGACGTCAACGGTAGACAGATCCAGCAGCTCTCTCTGATGGAGAAGGTATATTTAGATCAAGTATATATTCTTATTGAATTTGAATAACTAGCGTGTGGAAGTAATAAACATATAAACAACTGGCAAACACAGCAAGGAAAGGTGAATGCAAAGTCGAGCTGGTACATGCTCAATGTTCACATTGTATTTTCCTGCAGCAAATTCTTTCATTCAAAGCATACAACAGATGTCCCgagtaatacatttaaattaactagatatatactgtgtgtgtgtgtgtgtgtgtgtctcaagaTCCCTACCTCGGGGAGACAGAACTCTGGCTGCGAGTCCACAAACACTCTTCCTGCACACTCCTTCAGCTCctggaaaaacagaaagaacatGTGTCTTTACTTCCTACATCCTGATGTGTCTACACTTCATGGAGACACAGAAACCACGGCATAAGAGTGAATTAAATACAACAGAAGCGGCTTGTCAGACCTTCTCCAGGTTTATTGTTCCATCCTTCGAAACCCAACTCGGCAGCTTGGAGAGTCGTGGGCTGAATAAGAAGCAAAAACAAGAGCCATCCATCCAGATTTTGATGGAGTCACACATTACCCACCCATGAACAAATAACGGAATGAAGCCACTGCTGCGGATGCCAGGGACTCACCTGTGCACCAAGGGGAGGGGCAGGAAGTTGAGGACAGAGGTGGTGTCCAGTCCACAGTCCAGCATGATGGTGGTGGATTTGAACTTGAGGACATTGCAGGGCAGTGTAGGATGACCAGAAAGACAATACTGCGAGaaagaatcaggaaacattacCAACATATATGTCAGATGCAAGGAACTTTACTTAGACAGACAACGGATAACATGACAACGCAGTGCAAGAGGAATCACATAAAGAGGTCTAACCATTAAGAGACGAAAGGTTACGTGGACACGTGATCACAGAGCCAGCACAAGACGACAGACACAGAGCAGGACATCACGTGAGGAGCCTGTAGTTATTATTGTTAGTTACTATCACTATTTCACTATGGCTATTATGCCATTAGCAGGTAGCCTAATAGGGCAGAGTTAACGTTAACTAAAGGCATTAGCGGGTAAGCTAACAGGGTAGAGATAACTTATGGCATTCTAATCGACACAGTGGCATCTCTGTAGCTTTCTAACGAGCACTCGGGTAACTCACCAGCTTCATGTTCTCACGCTGGTCGTGTTTACTTGGGTTCGTTATGGTTCCACCGGGTTCGGAGGGTTTGGATCCGCTGGCCGTTCTGCTCACGCTGCCCCCTACAGGAGCGGAGTGTTTCTACTGGCATAGCAGGACTAAAACACGCAATAACACTCATACGTTTTGGCTTCCTTTGTAACTGCCCTGAAACAGGACTATGAGTTAACAAACATTTTAGCTTTGAAGGCAATCTGCAAGGCGATCATTTTGTCAACAAATGCACGCGGCAGCAGTGCAAACGGGTTGAGCTGCTAGCAGAGCCGTATGTAGACTGGGTCACGCTGTGTGGATGCGGGACACTGTGGACCAGACAGCTGAAGCCAGTACTGTAAATAGGACGACGGAGGTTGGGAGCCAGTCCCACTTCCCTCGTGTTGTTGTATAAGGAGGTAAAACTACCTTGTTTTACATTCACGTTGGAGGATGTTTTCTAAGCATCCAGAGGCGAGAAAGTGAACAAACCATAGCTGGACCGAACAGGTGCCATTCAGGGCTCTGGGTTAGCGCCGTCCCCTGCTAGCAGCGGCTAGCTGCCACCTATGGCTCTCACTGACAGCTACcgagctcaaccactccctgtGGATTTATGATAGAAGACATATAACTAATTTCGTGGTAATGTTGCGCAACTGACTTGGCATTGGCCCCAGGCTTCTTCTGTATCCGGTAGGTCTCGTTTTCTCCTCCAAAGTTAACGTTATATTTGTGTTCTGTAGCTAACTTAGTGGTTAAGAAAAGTCGCGTCTGACGCTACTGTAGTCGATGTGTGTTCCGTTCTTGGGCAAGAGGACAAGGACAGGTAAACATGTACAGCTCCACGGTGTCTCATGGTCGTTACACGAAGTGATCTTCAGCGCACATTCTATCTGCCGGAGTTATTGTTCTTTCTCATTCAAACATTGAGCGGACAGAATACAAAGTAGAAAATGAATAAGTTATGTAATACTCCAAACTGTATCAAAGTTAGGTTTCCCTAATACACCAACGGCAAAACAAACGACCTCATTGATAATCAGAGTTGTTTTCATTCTGGGTTCATTTCAAATGGACTTTAACTCTTGGTTCCGTAGTTGTCGAGTCACGTTGTACCCGCCGTGAGTCCCTGTGGCAGAGCAGAGGACCTTCCCCCTCCACGCCATGGGGACCGCCTGCAGTAATCACCTGGGGATCCCCCCCGCCAAGGGCCCCAACGCTGTGGGCTGCACCGACTTCATGGCTGACCACACTGCACAGGTGAGGCCCGGGGGCCGCTCCACCTGGACTGTCCACTTCACTCCTGCGACTGAGTGCACGGTCACTGAGGGAAATGTGTGCTTCGTCGGTCACAGGGCAGCTTCTTCCGCCTGTATTACCCGTGTCAGCCCAGCGAGAAGGCCCAACAGCCCGACTGGGTGCCCTGCGTGGAGTACTTCAACGGCCTGGCAGACTTCATGAAAATCAACAGGACTCTCAGCGAAAGGATTTTCAACTACCTTTTTGGTAATCTGGGGAATGAGTGGGTTGACTGCATGTTTGTTGGACAGATGTGTGGTGCACATTTCCAGGTGTTTCGGCCTTCTTGAAGCAGAAGTGGGTTTAAATCAGCTGAGTGAAGTTTGTGTCTTATTTGCACATTCGACCACATCGCCAACagacaataaaagcagaaatgGTCTCCACTTGAGTAATAAAGGAACTAACTCTAGTAACTCAATTGTGCATGTTGATGTTGACACTTTACACATGCATGTTGACATACTGGTCAGCACAACAGAAGGCCTTAGGCCGTTCTAGGTGTTCTTCCAAAGGCACATTTCTTTTTCCTGCGCGTGTTTCAGGCTCCTTTAAGATTCCGGCCGCCGTGGACGCTCCGTTCAAATGCAACGACAAATGTCCCGTGGTGATCTTCTCCCACGGCCTGGGAGCTTTCAGGTACACACCATCAGTGTGAACGGGTGAGCCGTCTGCTGTCTGCCGTCAGTGACCCTCCTCTCCCTGGTGTCTCCCGTAGGACCTTGTACTCGGCTATATGTGCAGAATTGGCCTCTCGGGGCTTCATTGTGGCGTCCGTGGAACACAGGTACGgaattcatcctttttttccttccaatcCAAATCTAATCCAATCGCCAGAGTTGATTCAATGATGTGGTGCCGCGCCTGACGCTGTGTACGCTGTACATTCGGGGCCACGGGTCAGCAGGAGGAAGGTCCAGCTGACCGCGAGCCAGGCGAACAATACCAGGGGCTCGTCTGTTTGTCTGTGGAGTAAGTGTGCAGACAATGGTACCGACCAGCTcatcacatttcttttcagtATAGAGACAAGGGGAACGTATGGAGGAGAACATAATGGCCACAGTTGGCCTGGTGCTCATGTGGGTCCAAGTGGTATGCCGCTCGGTGTCAGCTGATGGTTGGAGGCTGAGGCCGCAGAGGGAAAGCGTGCATCAGCGCCGACGCGCGTTGCAGCTGCACTGGGCTCTTATGAAAGCCGCAGGACGTCAGAAGCAGACATTTAACCCCTGCTGCTCCCCTTTGCTTGTGTTCCTGTCTTTGGTCCTTCCAAACTAACCACAGGCATCCGacacataaatatgtatatgCAGCGCATCCAGGACGTATTCACAGTGCTCCACTCTTTTTCCAAAGTGGACTAAATTCATTTGTTTCAGTGGAATCAGGCTTTTCAATTTTAAGTATCACAGCAAAGGCTACGTATGTACATGTTAATAAGTTTCCTAAAAACctctttcactttgtcattaaGGGGCGTTGGGTCTAGAATTTTCAGGAAAAATGTATTAGTCTTTTTTGGAATAAGGctgaaatgtaacaaaatgtggaaaaagtgccAATCCTTTCTGGACGtatacctttttttccccctttccttTGGCGCCGCGTACTTTCACAGCACTGTTTTGCTTCTCCACACAGAGACGAGTCGGCCTCAGCTACGTATGTTTTCCGTGAGAAGACGGCGTCGGAGAAGGAGAACAAGAACTCGCCTAAAGCGTGTAGCTCGGCCCAGGACCACCTGGTGACAGAGTGGATGTACTACAGGAGTCTGCAGCGGGGCGAGAGCGAGTTCCCCCTCCGGAACAAACAGGTGACCAGTCCCGTGACCCGTGTGTCACGTTCCTCGTCAGTCACTGAAAGACAGAGGCGACGACAACCACATGTTCAAGTCAagcccctcctctttctctatGTCTCACATGGATGTCCTCCATGCTGTTTTTTACCGTTTCTAAATACTTTGTGTGATAATCTCACGTGTAGGTGAAACTGAGAGCAGATGAATGCATCCGGGCTCTGGAGAGACTCACTGAAATCAACTCGGGGGTCCCAGTTCAAAATGTTCTGCAAACCCAGTTTGACTTCACTACGTTGCAGGTAATGCAGCCGTGAACTTTTATGAGGAATCAGGAAATCATAACATCGTAAATAAGAGAGAAGCAACTACTGTTAGAAGCTGGGCTGATGTCTTGTATGTAGATATTCTCGTAAAGTGACCCTTCATCCCATAAACTGGTAACAGTGCACGTGCAGTGAGCCGCGTCAGAGGCTTTGTAGGGCTGTTTAATCACAAGAAGGAACATATTTTAGATGGTAGAAGCTGATCGCTAGTCAACCTTTCCCTGTGGTCGCCATGCCAACAGAACTCCATGGATCTGTGTAGGATAGCAGCAGTGGGGCATTCCTTCGGGGGAGCAACGGTGATAGAAGCTCTGTGCAAAGAGGTTAAATTCAAGTAAGTGGATTTAAGAAGCCCAACAGAACAGATAGGACCTGTGATTTATGCTGTGAGTGATGCGGGACGTCTCTCTTCCACCAGGTGTGGCGTAGCGCTGGACTCCTGGATGTTTCCTTTAGATGACGAGATCTTTCCCCGGGTGAAGCAGCCCATCTTCTTCATCAACTCAGAGAAGTTTCAGTGGGCGGGAAACATCAGCCGCATGAAGAAGCTGGATTCGGCCGGCGTGCAGCGGAAGATGATCACCATCAGGTAGGAGGCCCAAAGTGAGCCGGCCATCGTTGGTCCCGTATGAATGAGTCCTGACGACGTCTCCCCCACGTCAGAGGCACCGTCCACCAGAGCTTCCCCGACTTCACCTTTCTGACGGGCAACTGGATCGGCAAGCTGATGAAGCTGAAGGGAGAGATCGACCCCGAGGTCGCCATCGACCTCTGCAACAACGCAACGCTAGCCTTCCTGCAGCGCCATCTTGGTAAGAACCCATCTACAATCTACAGGTTGGTCTACAGAACCCCCCCTTCCCTCACTGTCATTCTGGGTGTTGCAGGGCTGCAGAGGGACTTTAATCAGTGGGACCCTCTGATCGACGGGCAGGATGAGAACCTCATTCAGGGAACCAACATCACCGTGCTCCAGTCTCCCATGTGAGCCGCCGCCGGGACGGTAACGGAGTGAAGACACTCGCTCTACCTCAACAGGACAGATgtagtttatttttatgaatgaatCCTTTTCATCCGAGATCATGGAATCCAACTAATGGCCATTGTTTGAACAAAGGAGGATTCATTATTAACCTATAAGCCAAGGTATCCTTCCTGAGTCAGGGGGCAGCATCATTACGAGCTTTAACACTAAGAGAAGCCTTCTACTTTTATACTCCAACAATCCTATACATCTCTTTTGTATACAAATGTACATTTGCATAAGACTGGGACACTCTGAAAGAGAAATACCAACTCACCCAAATACAACTGTACAGACATCATGTGACCAAAGAAGAGGCCTTATAGAGTACTGATTTTTATTGTGCCAACACAAATAGATCCACACTAAACGCAGAAAACAACTGCATTTCACATCAACTATTCAGAGCAGCTTTTTTCAGGGAAA
Proteins encoded in this window:
- the ints9 gene encoding integrator complex subunit 9 isoform X2 encodes the protein MYCLSGHPTLPCNVLKFKSTTIMLDCGLDTTSVLNFLPLPLVHSPRLSKLPSWVSKDGTINLEKELKECAGRVFVDSQPEFCLPERELLDLSTVDVILVSNYHCMMALPYITEHTGFTGTVYATEPTLQIGRLLMEELVNFMERVPKAQSATCWKNKEIQRMLPGPLKDAVDVWTWKRSYSMQEVNSALSKVQLVGYSQKVELFGAVQVSPLSSGYSLGSSNWTIQSHHEKVSYVSGSSLLTTHPQPMDQSSLKNSDVLILTGLTQMPTANPDGMLGEFCSNLAMTIRAGGNVLVPCYSSGVIYDLLECLYQFIDSANLGTTPFYFISPVANSSLEFSQIFAEWLCHNKQSKVYLPEPPFPHAELIQTNKLKHYSSIHGDFSSEFRQPCVVFTGHPSLRFGDVVHFMELWGKSSLNTIIFTEPDFSYLDALAPYQPLAMKCVYCPIDTRLNFHQVSKLLKEVQPLHVVCPEQYTQPPQSQSHRSDLMLELHPPPMPYRRCSVLSLPFRRRYERVYILPELANSLVPSEIKPGVSLATVSAVLHSKDNKHTLQSVPKPPPAPPSKKRKRVPEEPPVLLAPKPLLSGAVPLEAFLATLQKHGITEVKVEETADGHILHLQAEDTLIQLEEDGTHIVCDNNEPLRTTLRDLVLRFLQRL
- the ints9 gene encoding integrator complex subunit 9 isoform X1; its protein translation is MKLYCLSGHPTLPCNVLKFKSTTIMLDCGLDTTSVLNFLPLPLVHSPRLSKLPSWVSKDGTINLEKELKECAGRVFVDSQPEFCLPERELLDLSTVDVILVSNYHCMMALPYITEHTGFTGTVYATEPTLQIGRLLMEELVNFMERVPKAQSATCWKNKEIQRMLPGPLKDAVDVWTWKRSYSMQEVNSALSKVQLVGYSQKVELFGAVQVSPLSSGYSLGSSNWTIQSHHEKVSYVSGSSLLTTHPQPMDQSSLKNSDVLILTGLTQMPTANPDGMLGEFCSNLAMTIRAGGNVLVPCYSSGVIYDLLECLYQFIDSANLGTTPFYFISPVANSSLEFSQIFAEWLCHNKQSKVYLPEPPFPHAELIQTNKLKHYSSIHGDFSSEFRQPCVVFTGHPSLRFGDVVHFMELWGKSSLNTIIFTEPDFSYLDALAPYQPLAMKCVYCPIDTRLNFHQVSKLLKEVQPLHVVCPEQYTQPPQSQSHRSDLMLELHPPPMPYRRCSVLSLPFRRRYERVYILPELANSLVPSEIKPGVSLATVSAVLHSKDNKHTLQSVPKPPPAPPSKKRKRVPEEPPVLLAPKPLLSGAVPLEAFLATLQKHGITEVKVEETADGHILHLQAEDTLIQLEEDGTHIVCDNNEPLRTTLRDLVLRFLQRL
- the pla2g7 gene encoding platelet-activating factor acetylhydrolase, with the translated sequence MGTACSNHLGIPPAKGPNAVGCTDFMADHTAQGSFFRLYYPCQPSEKAQQPDWVPCVEYFNGLADFMKINRTLSERIFNYLFGSFKIPAAVDAPFKCNDKCPVVIFSHGLGAFRTLYSAICAELASRGFIVASVEHRDESASATYVFREKTASEKENKNSPKACSSAQDHLVTEWMYYRSLQRGESEFPLRNKQVKLRADECIRALERLTEINSGVPVQNVLQTQFDFTTLQNSMDLCRIAAVGHSFGGATVIEALCKEVKFKCGVALDSWMFPLDDEIFPRVKQPIFFINSEKFQWAGNISRMKKLDSAGVQRKMITIRGTVHQSFPDFTFLTGNWIGKLMKLKGEIDPEVAIDLCNNATLAFLQRHLGLQRDFNQWDPLIDGQDENLIQGTNITVLQSPM